From a single Nostoc edaphicum CCNP1411 genomic region:
- the folB gene encoding dihydroneopterin aldolase, producing MDCIHLTGIRGYGYTGYLPEEQVLGQWFEVDVRLWLDISTAAKTDAIEDTLDYRSVISLIQHLIKTSKFALIEKLVATIADSILQECDRVTKVQVTLSKPAAPIPDFGGKISIELTKSKSNL from the coding sequence ATGGACTGCATTCATTTAACGGGAATTCGCGGCTATGGCTACACTGGGTATCTACCAGAAGAACAGGTGCTAGGACAATGGTTTGAGGTGGATGTAAGGTTATGGTTGGATATCTCCACAGCGGCCAAGACTGACGCGATCGAAGACACTTTAGATTATCGCAGCGTCATTAGCTTGATACAACATCTCATCAAAACGTCTAAATTTGCGTTGATAGAGAAATTGGTAGCAACGATCGCAGATTCTATTCTCCAAGAGTGCGATCGTGTAACAAAAGTCCAAGTCACTCTCAGCAAACCTGCTGCACCTATTCCAGACTTTGGTGGCAAAATTAGCATTGAACTGACTAAAAGTAAGTCCAATCTCTAA
- the menD gene encoding 2-succinyl-5-enolpyruvyl-6-hydroxy-3-cyclohexene-1-carboxylic-acid synthase, translating into MYDLMPIAFKNVNQLWAYILTETLKRLGLTCAIICPGSRSTPLAIAFAQQAPEIEAISILDERSAAFFALGQAKATGRPVVLVCTSGTAGANFYSAVIEASYSRVPLLILTTDRPPELRDCHSGQTVDQLRLYGNYPNWQTELALPSADLGMLAYLRQTVIHSWERAQTPTKGPVHLNIPFRDPLAPVPDGTDLSYLRSQFHPEDFFAGIANPCPMPNAQCPMPKEWKECDRGIIIAGVAQPQQPEEYCRAIAHLSQTLKWPVLAEGLSPVRNYAELNPYLISTYDLILRNQQLAKQLAPEMVIQVGEMPTSKELRSWIDATQPRRWVIDPSDQNLDPLHGRTTHLRTSVEDIKVEEGNLSFSSKYLQQWCDAETKVRLAVDQTMGKIDEIIESKAAWLISQILPPGTPLFIGNSMPVRDVEYFWKPNNLGVRSHFNRGANGIDGTLSTALGIAHRQQSSVMLTGDLALLHDTNGFLIRNKFVGHLTIVLINNNGGGIFEMLPIAKFDPPFEEFFGTPQDIDFAQLCATYNVQYELITSWQQLQQRLNPLPTTGIRVLELQTNRKRDAKWRQDNLRNFATNIKI; encoded by the coding sequence ATGTATGATTTAATGCCGATCGCCTTTAAAAATGTTAATCAACTTTGGGCTTATATTTTAACAGAGACGCTAAAGCGGTTGGGATTGACTTGTGCCATCATTTGTCCTGGATCACGATCTACACCTTTAGCGATCGCATTTGCTCAACAAGCACCTGAAATTGAAGCGATTTCCATTCTCGATGAACGTTCCGCCGCTTTTTTTGCTTTGGGACAAGCGAAAGCAACCGGACGCCCTGTGGTACTAGTTTGCACCTCTGGTACAGCAGGAGCCAACTTTTATTCAGCAGTCATCGAAGCCTCATATAGTCGCGTACCACTGTTGATATTAACCACCGATAGACCCCCAGAATTGCGAGATTGTCACTCTGGGCAAACTGTAGATCAATTGAGATTATATGGAAACTACCCAAATTGGCAAACAGAGTTAGCCTTACCCTCCGCCGATCTGGGAATGCTAGCTTACCTGCGACAAACGGTAATTCATAGCTGGGAAAGGGCGCAAACTCCTACAAAGGGGCCAGTACATTTAAATATTCCCTTTCGCGATCCCTTAGCGCCTGTACCAGATGGAACCGACTTGAGTTATTTGCGATCGCAATTTCATCCAGAAGACTTTTTCGCAGGGATAGCAAACCCATGCCCCATGCCCAATGCCCAATGCCCAATGCCCAAAGAATGGAAAGAATGCGATCGCGGCATTATTATCGCAGGTGTTGCTCAACCGCAGCAACCAGAAGAGTATTGTAGAGCGATCGCGCACCTTTCCCAAACTCTCAAATGGCCTGTGCTAGCAGAGGGACTCTCCCCAGTCAGAAATTATGCCGAACTCAACCCCTATTTAATTTCCACTTATGACCTGATTTTGCGAAATCAGCAACTAGCAAAGCAGTTAGCACCCGAAATGGTGATTCAGGTAGGTGAAATGCCTACAAGTAAAGAACTGCGTAGCTGGATAGATGCAACCCAACCCCGACGCTGGGTAATTGATCCCAGTGACCAAAACCTCGATCCTTTGCACGGGAGAACGACGCATTTACGGACATCTGTAGAAGACATCAAAGTAGAGGAGGGAAATTTATCTTTCTCCTCAAAATATTTGCAGCAATGGTGTGATGCGGAAACTAAGGTTAGGTTAGCTGTTGATCAGACGATGGGGAAAATAGATGAAATCATTGAGAGTAAAGCAGCTTGGTTAATTTCTCAGATTTTACCGCCTGGAACGCCTCTGTTCATTGGCAACAGTATGCCTGTGCGGGATGTGGAATATTTCTGGAAACCGAATAATTTAGGAGTGCGATCGCACTTTAACCGGGGTGCAAATGGCATCGATGGCACATTATCCACAGCATTAGGAATTGCCCATCGTCAGCAAAGTAGTGTGATGTTAACGGGAGATTTAGCTTTGTTACATGACACCAATGGTTTTTTAATCCGCAATAAGTTTGTCGGACATCTGACGATTGTGTTAATCAACAACAACGGCGGTGGTATTTTTGAAATGTTGCCCATTGCCAAATTTGATCCACCATTTGAAGAGTTTTTTGGCACACCCCAGGATATTGATTTTGCTCAGTTATGCGCTACTTATAATGTGCAGTATGAATTGATTACTTCTTGGCAGCAGTTGCAGCAAAGATTAAATCCACTACCAACCACAGGAATTCGAGTTTTAGAGTTGCAGACAAATCGTAAAAGAGATGCTAAGTGGCGACAGGATAATTTGAGGAACTTTGCCACAAATATTAAGATTTAA
- a CDS encoding Rpn family recombination-promoting nuclease/putative transposase translates to MRRDTIFYKLFKQFPGLLFELVDEPPPEAENYQFESVEVKETAFRIDGVFLPPANAVSKTVFFAEVQFQKDEDLYHRFFSELFLFLYRNSIRYDDWFGVIIFASRSLEPSNSTIHRALLESGQIRRVYLDELGDLREQPLGLGLMLLTNVTSETEAVEGARFLLEQAQQQSEQAIIDLVTTIIVYKFSNLSREEIQAMLGLNLEEPRAILEAKEEGREEGKIEGKVEGREEGKVEGERRIVLRLLNRRVGNIPDALLSQIQELSVEQLEALSDALLDFSSLADLEGWLQGEVSG, encoded by the coding sequence ATGCGACGTGACACCATCTTCTACAAATTATTTAAGCAATTTCCCGGTTTGCTGTTTGAATTAGTAGATGAACCACCTCCAGAAGCGGAAAACTACCAGTTTGAATCAGTTGAGGTGAAAGAAACGGCGTTTCGGATTGATGGAGTGTTTTTACCTCCCGCTAATGCAGTTTCCAAAACCGTCTTTTTTGCAGAAGTGCAGTTTCAGAAGGACGAAGACTTATATCACCGCTTCTTTAGCGAATTATTTTTGTTTCTCTACCGCAACTCTATCCGTTACGATGACTGGTTTGGAGTCATAATTTTTGCTTCTCGCAGCTTGGAACCTTCTAACTCAACGATTCACCGCGCTTTATTAGAAAGTGGTCAAATCAGGCGGGTTTATTTGGATGAGTTGGGGGATTTGCGAGAACAACCTTTGGGATTGGGTTTGATGTTGCTGACAAATGTTACTTCTGAAACGGAAGCAGTAGAAGGGGCGCGGTTTTTGTTGGAGCAAGCACAGCAACAATCGGAGCAAGCGATAATTGATTTAGTTACGACGATTATTGTTTACAAGTTTTCTAACCTTAGTCGAGAGGAGATTCAAGCGATGTTGGGACTGAATTTGGAAGAACCACGGGCTATTCTGGAAGCGAAGGAAGAAGGGCGAGAGGAAGGAAAGATCGAAGGAAAGGTTGAAGGACGAGAGGAAGGAAAGGTTGAAGGAGAAAGAAGGATCGTTTTACGACTATTAAATCGGCGCGTGGGTAATATTCCTGATGCGCTTCTGTCCCAGATTCAAGAGTTATCGGTGGAACAGTTGGAAGCTTTAAGTGATGCTTTGTTGGATTTTTCTTCTCTTGCTGATTTGGAAGGGTGGTTACAAGGTGAAGTAAGCGGATAA
- the menB gene encoding 1,4-dihydroxy-2-naphthoyl-CoA synthase — translation MQINWQTAKTYEDILYQKTDGIAKITINRPHKRNAFRPETVFELYDAFCNAREDTTIGVVLFTGYGPHTDGKYAFCSGGDQSVRGHAGYVDDTGIPRLNVLDLQRLIRSMPKVVIALVAGYAIGGGHVLHLICDLTIAADNAIFGQTGPKVGSFDGGFGASYLARVVGQKKAREIWFLCRQYDAQQALEMGLINSVVPVEQLEAEGIQWAQEILEKSPIAIRCLKAAFNADCDGQAGLQELAGNATLLYYMTEEGSEGKQAFLEKRPPDFRSFPWLP, via the coding sequence ATGCAAATTAACTGGCAAACAGCCAAAACCTACGAAGATATTCTGTATCAAAAAACTGATGGCATTGCGAAAATCACCATCAACCGTCCCCACAAACGCAATGCTTTCCGTCCTGAAACTGTCTTTGAACTGTACGACGCTTTTTGTAATGCTCGTGAAGATACTACTATTGGTGTCGTCCTATTTACAGGCTATGGCCCCCACACTGATGGTAAATATGCTTTCTGTTCTGGTGGCGATCAAAGTGTGCGGGGACATGCGGGTTATGTGGATGATACTGGTATCCCCCGCTTGAATGTGCTGGACTTACAACGCCTGATTCGTTCCATGCCGAAAGTAGTGATTGCTCTAGTAGCGGGATATGCGATCGGTGGCGGACACGTCCTACACTTGATTTGCGACCTTACGATCGCTGCCGATAACGCCATTTTCGGACAGACTGGGCCGAAAGTCGGCAGTTTCGACGGTGGTTTTGGAGCTAGCTATCTCGCCCGCGTTGTAGGGCAAAAAAAAGCACGAGAAATTTGGTTTCTCTGCCGCCAATATGATGCCCAACAAGCTCTAGAAATGGGCTTAATTAATAGCGTCGTCCCAGTAGAACAACTAGAAGCCGAAGGTATTCAATGGGCGCAGGAGATTTTAGAAAAAAGCCCGATCGCAATTCGATGTCTCAAAGCCGCCTTCAACGCTGATTGTGACGGACAAGCTGGTTTACAAGAGCTTGCTGGCAATGCCACCCTACTCTATTACATGACAGAAGAAGGGTCTGAAGGCAAACAAGCCTTTCTCGAAAAGCGTCCACCAGATTTCCGCTCTTTTCCTTGGCTACCTTAA
- a CDS encoding DUF721 domain-containing protein codes for MSLKSINDILGVLEKQAQWQEQPFQRLLKCWAEVVGPVVAANTRPLSIQRDVLSVATSSAAWAQNMTFGRTSLLLKLNKKLPTPLVDIRFSTAGWQNPSVERKQQQTVSPHEHPSYLGDEISRPDMTPTKDVNAAFGNWAKVMRSRSHGLPLCPQCQSPTPPGELQRWEVCSVCAAKKF; via the coding sequence ATGTCGTTGAAATCAATAAATGATATTTTAGGTGTTCTAGAAAAGCAGGCTCAATGGCAGGAGCAGCCATTTCAACGCCTGCTCAAGTGTTGGGCAGAAGTTGTTGGCCCAGTAGTTGCCGCAAATACTCGACCATTGTCAATTCAGCGCGATGTTTTGTCGGTAGCAACTTCTAGTGCTGCTTGGGCGCAAAACATGACTTTTGGTCGCACATCTCTGCTTTTAAAGTTGAATAAAAAGCTGCCAACGCCTTTGGTTGATATTCGCTTCTCCACTGCTGGCTGGCAAAATCCGTCGGTGGAGAGAAAACAGCAACAAACGGTTTCGCCCCATGAGCATCCCAGTTACCTTGGTGATGAGATTAGCCGCCCTGATATGACACCCACTAAGGATGTGAATGCTGCTTTTGGGAATTGGGCGAAGGTGATGCGATCGCGATCGCATGGCTTACCTCTTTGTCCCCAGTGTCAATCTCCCACCCCACCCGGTGAACTCCAGCGCTGGGAAGTCTGTTCTGTCTGTGCTGCTAAAAAGTTTTAA
- a CDS encoding PspA/IM30 family protein, with product MELIKRILRVIRANLNSLIGGAEDPEKILEQTVLEMQENLVRLRQGVAQAIATQKRTERQAAAANSQTEEWYRRAQLALQQGNEPLAREALTKRQAYKETATALFSQIEQQNDIVARLKKDMRSLELKISEAKTKKDMYIARARSAEASSRLQEMLGGVSTTSSLSAFERMEEKVLQIEAQSEAIAQLGSDDLETQFTSLESNNNVDAELAAMKVQVLNQAENTQHNNLLTEENQKTQPPQQQLPNTQDS from the coding sequence ATGGAATTAATCAAGCGTATCCTACGGGTGATTCGCGCTAATCTCAATAGTTTGATCGGCGGTGCAGAAGATCCAGAAAAGATTCTGGAGCAAACTGTCTTGGAGATGCAGGAAAATCTGGTACGGTTGCGGCAGGGTGTAGCACAAGCGATCGCTACCCAGAAACGTACTGAACGACAGGCCGCCGCCGCCAACTCTCAAACAGAAGAATGGTATCGCCGCGCCCAATTGGCGCTGCAACAAGGCAACGAACCTCTAGCACGCGAAGCTTTGACTAAGCGTCAAGCTTATAAAGAAACCGCTACAGCCCTATTTTCCCAAATAGAGCAGCAAAACGATATAGTAGCTAGGCTAAAAAAGGATATGAGATCGCTAGAGTTAAAAATTTCCGAGGCGAAAACAAAAAAAGATATGTATATCGCTCGTGCCCGTTCTGCCGAAGCGTCTTCTCGACTCCAGGAAATGCTCGGCGGAGTTTCTACCACCAGCAGTCTGAGCGCCTTTGAGCGCATGGAAGAAAAAGTTTTGCAAATAGAAGCTCAATCAGAAGCGATCGCTCAACTCGGTAGCGACGACTTGGAAACACAATTTACTTCCTTGGAATCTAATAATAATGTAGATGCCGAATTGGCAGCGATGAAGGTGCAGGTTTTAAACCAGGCAGAAAACACACAGCACAACAATCTCCTCACTGAGGAGAATCAGAAGACACAGCCTCCCCAACAGCAGTTACCCAACACTCAGGACTCTTGA
- a CDS encoding PspA/IM30 family protein, whose protein sequence is MGLFDRIKRVVSSNLNDLVNKAEDPEKMLEQAILEMQEDLVQLRQGVAQAIAAQKRSEKQYNDAQNEINKWQRNAQLALQKGDENLARQALERKKTYTDTSTALKASLDTQSTQVETLKRNLIQLESKISEAKTKKEMLKARITTAKAQEQLQGMVRGMNTSSAMSAFERMEEKVLMQESRAQALGELAGADLETQFAQLEGGSDVDDELAALKAQMLPPAAPQNQAQLPPQQQETTASNPKSNEVVDAELDSLRKQLDQL, encoded by the coding sequence ATGGGATTATTCGATCGCATTAAGCGAGTAGTTAGTTCTAACCTTAACGACCTGGTTAACAAAGCCGAAGACCCCGAAAAAATGCTAGAACAGGCCATCCTGGAAATGCAGGAAGACTTGGTGCAGCTTCGTCAGGGAGTAGCTCAGGCGATCGCCGCCCAAAAACGTAGCGAGAAACAGTACAATGATGCCCAAAATGAAATCAATAAGTGGCAACGCAATGCCCAACTGGCACTACAAAAAGGTGATGAGAACTTAGCACGACAAGCCTTAGAGCGGAAAAAAACCTATACCGACACCAGTACTGCCCTCAAAGCTAGTTTAGATACCCAAAGCACTCAAGTTGAAACCCTCAAGCGCAATTTAATCCAGCTAGAAAGCAAAATTTCTGAAGCTAAGACCAAGAAAGAAATGCTTAAAGCTCGGATTACCACTGCCAAAGCCCAAGAGCAACTCCAAGGCATGGTGCGTGGGATGAATACCAGCAGTGCAATGTCTGCCTTCGAGCGGATGGAAGAAAAAGTCTTGATGCAAGAATCCCGTGCACAGGCACTAGGAGAGTTAGCAGGTGCAGATTTAGAAACCCAATTTGCCCAGTTGGAAGGTGGTAGCGATGTTGATGATGAATTGGCGGCTTTGAAAGCGCAAATGCTACCACCCGCAGCTCCACAAAATCAAGCTCAACTGCCACCGCAACAACAAGAAACCACTGCTTCTAATCCCAAATCTAATGAGGTGGTTGATGCCGAATTGGATTCTTTACGCAAGCAATTGGATCAACTGTAA
- a CDS encoding thioredoxin family protein: protein MSKAVITITDAEFETEVLKAEQPVLVYFWASWCGPCQLMSPLINSTATKYSDRLKVVKMEIDPNPLTVKQYQVEGVPALRLFQGDKLLESTEGVIGKDKLLALLDTHLSSN, encoded by the coding sequence ATGAGTAAGGCTGTAATCACCATAACTGATGCTGAGTTTGAAACCGAAGTGTTAAAAGCCGAGCAGCCTGTATTAGTTTACTTTTGGGCTTCCTGGTGTGGGCCTTGTCAATTGATGTCGCCCCTGATTAACTCAACCGCTACCAAATATAGCGATCGCCTCAAAGTCGTTAAGATGGAAATTGACCCTAACCCACTGACTGTTAAGCAGTACCAAGTGGAAGGTGTACCTGCCCTCAGACTATTTCAAGGAGATAAACTACTAGAATCTACTGAGGGAGTTATCGGAAAAGATAAATTACTCGCTCTTTTAGATACTCACTTAAGCAGTAATTAG
- a CDS encoding LL-diaminopimelate aminotransferase, whose product MTNIQFAQRLQPLQSNVFADMDRAKAVALAAGRQVIDLSLGSSDLPAEAHVIDAIAQSLHDRSTHGYLLFNGTQGFREAAAKWYEQKFGIRVDPQTEVLPLIGSQEGTAHLPLAILNPGDFALLLDPGYPSHAGGVYLASGQIYPMPLRAENDFLPVFADIPAPVLAQSRMMVLSYPHNPTAAIAPLSFFQEAVAFCQQHNLVLVHDFPYVDLVFEQTGDWVDSSPNLKSKIQNPKSLVPSILQADPEKSVSIEFFTLSKSYNMGGFRIGYAIGNAQLINALRQVKAAVDFNQYRGILNGAIAAMTGPQAGVKTAVATFQKRRDAFITALHRIGWKVPTPEATMYIWAKLPPSWSQNSVEFCTQLVKQTGVAASPGAGFGKSGEGYVRFALVHEPPLLETAVERIAEFLN is encoded by the coding sequence ATGACTAACATACAGTTTGCACAACGTTTACAACCCTTACAATCTAATGTATTTGCTGATATGGACAGAGCCAAGGCAGTCGCTTTGGCCGCTGGACGACAGGTAATTGATTTGTCCTTGGGGTCTTCTGATTTACCAGCCGAGGCACACGTCATCGACGCGATCGCCCAATCTCTCCACGATCGCAGTACCCACGGCTATCTGTTATTTAACGGTACCCAAGGATTTCGCGAAGCCGCAGCCAAATGGTATGAACAAAAATTTGGCATCAGAGTAGATCCTCAAACTGAGGTACTACCTCTGATTGGTTCTCAAGAAGGTACAGCCCATTTACCTCTAGCAATACTCAATCCAGGGGATTTTGCTCTGTTGCTCGATCCAGGTTATCCCTCCCATGCGGGGGGAGTCTACCTAGCAAGTGGCCAAATCTACCCAATGCCATTACGGGCAGAAAACGATTTTTTACCAGTGTTTGCTGATATTCCCGCCCCAGTCTTGGCGCAGTCGCGGATGATGGTATTAAGTTATCCTCACAATCCCACGGCTGCGATCGCACCCTTATCTTTCTTCCAAGAAGCTGTCGCCTTCTGTCAGCAACACAATCTCGTCCTCGTTCACGATTTCCCCTACGTAGATTTGGTATTTGAGCAGACCGGAGACTGGGTAGACTCTTCTCCCAATCTAAAATCCAAAATCCAAAATCCAAAATCCCTAGTCCCTTCGATTCTGCAAGCTGATCCAGAGAAAAGCGTCTCGATAGAATTTTTCACCCTTTCCAAGTCTTACAATATGGGCGGCTTCCGCATTGGCTACGCCATCGGAAATGCGCAGTTAATTAATGCTTTACGCCAGGTAAAAGCCGCCGTTGATTTTAATCAGTATCGGGGAATTTTGAATGGTGCGATCGCAGCCATGACTGGCCCGCAAGCTGGGGTGAAAACGGCCGTTGCAACCTTCCAGAAGCGCCGAGATGCTTTCATTACAGCTTTACATCGCATTGGCTGGAAAGTTCCCACTCCCGAAGCCACAATGTACATTTGGGCAAAGTTACCCCCATCTTGGAGTCAAAACTCTGTAGAATTTTGTACTCAGCTAGTCAAACAAACTGGTGTAGCTGCTTCTCCAGGTGCTGGCTTTGGCAAATCTGGAGAAGGATATGTCCGTTTTGCGTTGGTGCATGAGCCACCTTTGTTAGAAACTGCTGTAGAAAGAATTGCTGAATTCCTAAATTAA
- a CDS encoding NF038130 family PEP-CTERM protein, which produces MKMTFQKLVIGASMAIGVSALAIVPAQAGTLTGATIGGTASSDYLIYDVSGNSTVLVPNTQTNIQKVLDGNAANPTGNVELRASSEGSGFDFTKNTTLTGQIGDKSITLSSLTATDWFSTGSELSTNYGAKNFANTWFNEFAKAAGLGANLIPTAYNMFLSSNGFQRSSDPNISYVNQNDITGDIKIGLAGHFDLKEYYRPISPLLASFLKTGFQASEVVKVTYNDKTDFLYSFSATKSGLSNSLGVGADGKSHSGNYEVTIQGVPPTAVPEPSIILGVLGVAGVFATQRKFKKASI; this is translated from the coding sequence ATGAAGATGACTTTTCAGAAACTTGTAATTGGTGCTTCAATGGCTATTGGTGTGAGCGCTCTTGCCATAGTACCAGCACAGGCTGGAACACTCACTGGTGCTACCATAGGTGGAACAGCATCAAGTGATTATTTAATCTATGATGTGTCAGGTAACAGTACTGTACTTGTGCCAAATACCCAGACAAACATCCAGAAAGTTCTGGATGGTAATGCTGCAAATCCTACTGGAAACGTAGAGTTACGAGCTAGCAGTGAAGGGTCTGGTTTTGATTTCACCAAAAACACCACTTTGACAGGGCAAATTGGTGACAAAAGTATCACCTTGAGCAGTCTGACAGCAACAGATTGGTTTAGTACTGGCTCAGAATTGAGTACAAACTATGGAGCAAAGAACTTTGCAAATACTTGGTTTAACGAATTTGCTAAGGCAGCGGGTTTAGGAGCAAATTTAATCCCTACAGCCTATAATATGTTTTTGAGCAGCAATGGTTTTCAACGCTCCAGCGACCCTAATATCTCTTATGTTAATCAAAATGACATCACTGGCGATATTAAAATTGGGTTAGCCGGTCACTTTGATTTAAAAGAGTACTATCGTCCTATATCACCACTCTTGGCTAGTTTTCTCAAAACTGGATTCCAAGCTAGTGAAGTTGTTAAAGTTACCTACAATGACAAGACTGATTTCCTTTACAGCTTTTCTGCTACAAAAAGTGGGCTAAGTAACAGTTTAGGAGTAGGTGCTGATGGCAAGTCCCACAGTGGCAACTATGAAGTTACCATCCAAGGTGTGCCTCCCACAGCAGTACCAGAACCATCAATAATACTGGGTGTGCTAGGTGTTGCTGGTGTATTTGCTACCCAACGAAAATTTAAAAAAGCATCTATTTAA
- a CDS encoding response regulator: MRAQLLNIDEPLQSNKVRRILLVEDHYLNRMLLSDYLIYCGYDVQSLSEGSNFFSTIEKFQPDLMLLDLKLPDVDGYSLLKQVQQKPELSKIPIIVVSAFAFKADQELALSLGARHYFVKPLKLKDLIFAIEEQFTCRPR, translated from the coding sequence ATGAGAGCACAATTACTCAATATAGATGAGCCATTGCAGTCAAACAAAGTTAGACGAATTTTGCTAGTTGAAGACCATTATCTCAATCGAATGTTACTGAGTGACTATCTAATTTACTGTGGGTACGATGTCCAAAGCTTATCAGAAGGCTCTAATTTTTTCTCAACTATAGAGAAATTCCAGCCAGATTTAATGTTACTAGACTTGAAATTGCCAGATGTTGACGGTTATTCGCTTTTAAAACAAGTCCAGCAAAAACCTGAGTTGTCAAAAATACCTATTATTGTGGTTTCAGCCTTTGCTTTTAAAGCAGACCAGGAACTAGCCCTGAGTTTGGGCGCACGTCACTATTTTGTCAAACCTTTAAAACTCAAGGATCTCATCTTTGCAATTGAAGAACAGTTTACTTGTCGCCCCAGATAA